One part of the Drosophila teissieri strain GT53w chromosome 3R, Prin_Dtei_1.1, whole genome shotgun sequence genome encodes these proteins:
- the LOC122620496 gene encoding xanthine dehydrogenase, which yields MSTTFTINGQPYTVNLTDLPPDITLNTFIREHAQLTATKFMCLEGGCGACVCAVSDGKSTWTVNSCLKLLNTCAQLEIITCEGLGNHQSGYHPIQKRLAKMNGTQCGFCSPGFVMNMYGLMEQHGGRVTMEEVENSFGGNICRCTGYRPILDAMKSFAVDSTIDVSQESLDIEDLNLRARNCPRTGKACKRTCRQSKLIFQDGSQWYWPGSLAELFEALENVGNSDEFMLVGGNTAHGVYRRSPDIKHFIDVNGVEDLHQYSSDKEKLTLGASLSLTETMEIIRSTAKQSGFEYLEVLWHHIDLIANVPVRNSGTLAGNICTKKEHPEFPSDIFISFEALDVRVIAMKGIDDEQEMTLEEFLGDQDRKMLLKAFILPSYPKEKYIYDSFKIMPRAQNAHAYVNAAFLLELDGSSKVKSARICFGGIRPDFTHATDIEQLMVGHSPYESNLVEETFSKLEDLVKPDEVLPDASPAYRSKLACGLLYKFLLKHAPDAEVSGKFKSGGELLQRPLSSGLQLFTTQKQTYPVTQAVQKLEGMIQCSGEATYMNDVLTTSNSVYCAFVGATKVGATIDQIDASEALQHPGVVAFYTAKDIPGTNTFCEPSFGYEAEEIFCSALVRHSEQPVGVIVALTADQAQRATKLVKISYSNPSSDFKLMPSLKDVFSSETPDTSRIIPLVISKLKEVKFSDKPDLEVRGIFEMGLQYHFTMEPQTTIIVPFEDGLKVFSATQWIDQTQSVIAHTLQMKAKDVQLEVRRLGGGYGCKISRGNQVACAAALAAYKLNRPVRFVQSLESMMDCNGKRWACRSEYQCHVKTSGRIVGLSNDFYEDAGWNTNESPVQGHSTFTAANCYEFTDSNFKLSGHAVLTDAPSSTWCRAPGSVEGIAMMENIIEHVAFEIQKDPAEVRLANISKKSKMATLLPEFLKTREYYSRRKEIEEFNANNRWKKRGLGLSLMNFPVIYIGQFPATVTIYHVDGTVVVTHGGIEMGQGMNTKIAQVAAYTLGIDLSYVKVESSTTINGANSMVTGYAIGSESVCYAVRKICETLNARLKPVRKAKATWVETVEAANAQLISLIASDHYKTGDMQNYQVLGLALSEVEMDVLTGNILIRRVDILEDAGESLSPWIDVGQVEGAFVMGLGYWLSELLIYEGDNGRLLTNRTWNYKPLGAKDIPIDFRVELVNNPRPSSAGFMGSKATGEPPCCLAVSVIFALQQALQSARQDAGLPREWLRLGAPTTPETLLLNAGHQVSEFKLK from the exons ATGTCGACCACCTTCACCATTAATGGGCAGCCGTACACGG TTAACCTCACCGACCTCCCACCGGACATCACCCTGAACACCTTCATCCGGGAGCACGCCCAGCTGACGGCCACGAAGTTCATGTGCCTGGAGGGAGGATGTGGAGCCTGTGTTTGCGCAGTGAGCGATGGGAAGAGCACCTGGACAGTGAACTCG TGCCTCAAGCTGCTGAATACCTGTGCCCAGCTGGAGATCATTACCTGCGAGGGACTGGGCAACCATCAAAGTGGCTACCATCCGATTCAGAAGCGGCTGGCCAAGATGAACGGCACCCAGTGCGGCTTCTGCTCGCCGGGATTCGTGATGAACATGTACGGGCTGATGGAGCAGCATGGCGGCAGAGTGACCatggaggaggtggagaaCTCCTTTGGTGGAAACATTTGCCGCTGCACTGGATATCGTCCCATTCTGGATGCCATGAAGTCCTTTGCGGTGGACAGCACTATTGACGTTTCCCAAGAGAGCCTTGATATCGAGGATCTCAACCTGAGGGCTCGAAACTGTCCACGGACGGGAAAAGCATGCAAGCGTACATGTCGGCAATCCAAACTAATCTTCCAGGATGGATCCCAGTGGTACTGGCCAGGCAGCCTGGCGGAACTTTTCGAGGCCCTGGAAAATGTAGGGAACTCGGATGAATTCATGCTGGTAGGAGGTAATACGGCTCATGGCGTTTATAGGAGATCCCCCGACATAAAGCACTTCATTGATGTGAATGGAGTGGAGGACTTACATCAGTACAGCTCagataaagaaaaacttaCATTGGGGGCTAGTCTCAGCCTGACTGAAACCATGGAAATAATACGAAGTACTGCCAAGCAATCAGGATTCGAGTACCTCGAGGTCCTGTGGCACCACATCGACCTGATTGCCAATGTTCCCGTTCGAAAT TCGGGTACTTTGGCAGGCAATATCTGTACCAAAAAGGAACATCCCGAGTTTCCATCAGACATATTTATATCCTTCGAGGCTCTGGATGTCAGGGTGATAGCCATGAAAGGCATCGATGACGAACAAGAAATGACGTTGGAGGAATTTTTGGGTGATCAGGACAGAAAAATGTTGCTCAAGGCTTTTATTCTGCCCAGCTACCCCAAGGAGAAGTATATTTACGACTCCTTCAAG ATCATGCCACGTGCTCAAAATGCCCATGCTTATGTCAATGCAGCATTTCTTCTGGAATTGGATGGCAGCTCCAAGGTGAAATCCGCCCGTATCTGCTTTGGTGGAATTCGACCGGACTTCACTCATGCCACAGATATCGAACAGTTGATGGTGGGTCACAGTCCCTACGAATCCAACTTGGTGGAAGAAACATTCAGCAAGCTGGAGGATCTGGTCAAGCCGGATGAAGTTCTTCCCGATGCCAGCCCCGCCTACCGTTCCAAGTTGGCCTGCGGACTGCTCTACAAGTTCCTCCTGAAACACGCCCCCGATGCGGAGGTCAGTGGAAAGTTCAAGAGCGGCGGTGAGCTGCTCCAGCGGCCACTCTCCTCCGGCTTGCAGCTCTTCACGACCCAGAAACAGACCTACCCCGTAACACAGGCCGTGCAGAAGCTGGAGGGCATGATCCAGTGCTCCGGCGAGGCCACCTACATGAACGATGTGCTGACCACCTCCAACTCCGTCTACTGCGCCTTTGTGGGCGCCACAAAGGTGGGAGCCACCATCGATCAGATCGATGCTTCGGAAGCTCTCCAGCATCCAGGCGTGGTGGCCTTTTACACTGCGAAGGACATTCCCGGAACGAATACTTTCTGTGAGCCCAGCTTTGGATACGAGGCCGAGGAGATCTTTTGCTCCGCATTGGTGCGCCACTCAGAACAGCCAGTGGGGGTCATCGTGGCTCTTACTGCTGACCAAGCCCAAAGGGCCACTAAGTTGGTCAAGATTAGCTACAGCAATCCCAGCTCTGACTTCAAGTTGATGCCGAGTCTGAAGGATGTGTTCTCCTCCGAAACCCCAGATACTTCTCGCATTATACCCTTGGTCATATCGAAGCTAAAGGAAGTCAAGTTTTCTGACAAACCGGACTTGGAAGTGAGGGGCATCTTCGAGATGGGCCTGCAGTATCACTTCACCATGGAGCCGCAGACCACGATTATTGTTCCCTTTGAAGATGGCCTCAAGGTCTTCTCGGCTACCCAATGGATTGACCAGACCCAATCAGTGATTGCTCATACCCTGCAGATGAAGGCCAAGGATGTGCAACTAGAG GTTCGCAGATTGGGGGGTGGCTATGGCTGCAAAATATCCCGGGGAAACCAGGTAGCCTGTGCAGCCGCCTTGGCGGCTTACAAGCTGAATCGTCCCGTCCGCTTCGTCCAATCCCTGGAGTCCATGATGGACTGCAATGGCAAGCGGTGGGCCTGTCGCTCCGAGTATCAGTGTCACGTGAAGACCAGTGGGAGGATCGTCGGGCTGTCCAACGACTTCTACGAGGACGCTGGCTGGAACACGAACGAGAGTCCTGTGCAAGGACACTCCACGTTCACAGCAGCCAACTGCTACGAATTCACCGATAGTAACTTCAAGCTGAGTGGCCATGCAGTTCTTACGGATGCCCCGAGTTCCACTTGGTGTCGTGCCCCTGGATCAGTGGAGGGCATCGCTATGATGGAGAACATCATCGAGCACGTGGCCTTCGAGATCCAGAAAGACCCAGCCGAAGTGCGACTAGCAAACATCAGCAAGAAGAGTAAGATGGCCACGCTCCTTCCAGAGTTCCTCAAGACCAGGGAGTACTACTCCCGGCGGAAGGAGATCGAGGAATTCAACGCCAACAACCGATGGAAAAAAAGAGGCTTGGGTCTCTCCTTGATGAACTTCCCCGTCATCTACATCGGTCAGTTTCCGGCAACGGTGACTATCTACCATGTGGATGGCACCGTTGTGGTTACCCATGGGGGGATAGAAATGGGTCAGG GTATGAATACGAAGATAGCTCAGGTGGCGGCCTATACCCTGGGAATTGATTTGAGCTACGTGAAAGTGGAGTCCTCAACTACCATCAATGGAGCCAACTCCATGGTCACCGGCTACGCCATCGGAAGTGAGAGTGTCTGCTATGCAGTCCGAAAGATCTGCGAGACGCTCAATGCCCGACTGAAGCCAGTGAGGAAGGCCAAGGCCACCTGGGTGGAGACCGTGGAGGCGGCCAATGCCCAGTTGATCAGTCTCATAGCCTCGGATCACTACAAGACCGGCGACATGCAGAACTACCAGGTGCTGGGACTGGCCCTTTCCGAGGTGGAGATGGATGTGCTGACCGGCAACATTCTGATCAGGCGGGTGGACATCCTGGAGGATGCCGGCGAGAGCCTGAGTCCGTGGATAGATGTCGGCCAGGTGGAGGGTGCCTTCGTCATGGGCCTGGGCTACTGGCTCAGCGAGCTGCTCATCTACGAGGGCGACAATGGGCGCCTCCTGACCAACCGCACCTGGAACTACAAGCCGCTGGGTGCCAAGGACATTCCCATCGATTTCCGCGTGGAACTGGTCAACAATCCTCGACCCAGCAGTGCGGGTTTCATGGGCTCCAAGGCCACCGGGGAGCCACCTTGCTGCTTGGCTGTCAGCGTGATATTCGCCCTGCAACAGGCTCTGCAATCAGCACGCCAGGATGCAGGACTTCCCCGGGAGTGGCTTCGCTTGGGGGCACCTACGACTCCGGAGACTCTGCTGCTCAATGCCGGACACCAAGTCTCGGAATTCAAGTTGAAGTAA
- the LOC122618981 gene encoding indole-3-acetaldehyde oxidase, producing MTTKFSINGLPYAVNLTNLPPDITLNTFIREHAQLTATKFMCQEGGCGACICVVRDGKRSWAVNSCLTLLNTCAQLEIVTAEGLGNQRTGYNPIQKRLAKMNGTQCGFCSPGFVMNMYGLMEQNEGKVSMAEVENSFGGNICRCTGYRPILDAMKSFAVDSNIAIPAECGDIEDLKPRNCPKTGQACSGSCLPSTLVYDDGVQWHWPKNLGELVEALDKVKDSEEFMLVAGNTAHGVYRRSTDIKHFIDVHGVDELHQHSNEGQQLKLGANLSLTQTMEIIRTTSKQPGFEYLEALWNHIDLIANVPVRNSGTLAGNISIKKQNPEFPSDIFISFEALNVKVVALKTAAEEKEMTLSEYLSANDRKLVLKAFVLPAYPKDKYIYDSYKIMPRAQNAHAYVNAAFLLELEADSKVKSARICFGGIRPGFTHASVIEKLLVGQNPYESNLVEQTFTRLADLIKPDEVLPDASPAYRSKLACGLLYKFLLKHAPEASVGEKFRSGGNILQRPLSSGLQVFQTQAKNYPVTQAVEKVEGMIQCSGEATYMNDVLTTSNALHCAFVGATKVGATIDAIDASEALKQPGVVAFYSAKDIPGTNTFCEPSFGFEVEEIFCSGLVRHSEQPAGVIVALTADQAQRASKLVRISYSNPSSDFQLLPSLGDVFASPTPDSSRIVPVSKSKSKKIKFSEQPDKDVRGIFEMGLQYHFTMEPQTTVAIPFEDGLKIFSATQWMDHTQSVIAHMLQVKAKDVQLQVRRLGGGYGSKITRGNQVACAASLVAYKLNRPVRFVQSLESMMDVNGKRWACRSDYQCHIKANGKIVGLTNDFYEDAGWSPNESPIEGHSTFTATNCYDLTGDNFKNNGNAVLTDAPSSTWCRAPGSVEGIAMMENIIEHVAFEVQKDPAEVRLANIAAGNKISELLPQFLESREYAQRKQEIESHNAKNRWTKRGLGLAVMDYPIFYFGQYPATVAIYHVDGTVVVTHGGIEMGQGMNTKVAQVAAFTLGIDLSFIKVESSDTINGANSMVTGGAVGSESLCFAVRKACETLNSRLEPVKKKDASWIETVGAAYGKSINLIASDHYKEGDMQNYHVYGLALTEVELDVLTGNNQIKRVDILEDAGESLSPYIDIGQVEGAFVMCLGYWMSEQLVYDRETGRLLTNRTWNYKPPGAKDIPIDFRIELIQKPNPTGAGFMRSKATGEPPCCLAVSVVFALRQALDSARQDAGLPREWVRLGAPTTPETLVVNAGHEAASFRLK from the exons ATGACTACGAAGTTCTCAATCAATGGGTTGCCCTATGCAG TGAATCTCACCAACCTCCCGCCGGACATCACCCTGAACACCTTCATCCGGGAGCACGCCCAACTCACGGCCACCAAGTTCATGTGCCAGGAGGGAGGATGTGGCGCCTGCATCTGCGTGGTGCGCGATGGAAAGCGCAGCTGGGCAGTCAACTCG TGCCTCACTCTGCTGAACACCTGCGCCCAGCTGGAGATCGTGACCGCCGAGGGATTGGGCAATCAGCGCACCGGCTACAATCCCATCCAGAAGCGGCTGGCCAAGATGAATGGCACCCAGTGCGGCTTCTGCTCGCCGGGATTCGTGATGAACATGTACGGGCTGATGGAGCAGAACGAGGGCAAGGTCAGCATGGCGGAGGTGGAGAACTCCTTTGGTGGGAACATCTGCCGTTGCACAGGATATCGTCCCATTCTGGATGCCATGAAGTCCTTTGCGGTGGACAGCAACATTGCGATTCCCGCCGAGTGCGGTGACATTGAGGATCTTAAGCCCCGGAACTGCCCAAAAACCGGACAAGCCTGCAGTGGCAGCTGCCTTCCGTCCACTTTGGTCTACGACGATGGAGTTCAGTGGCACTGGCCCAAGAATCTGGGCGAACTGGTCGAGGCCCTGGACAAGGTGAAGGATTCGGAGGAGTTCATGCTGGTGGCTGGCAACACGGCTCATGGCGTCTACCGAAGATCGACGGATATCAAGCACTTCATCGATGTGCACGGAGTGGACGAACTGCATCAGCACAGCAATGAGGGACAGCAATTGAAGCTGGGTGCTAATCTCAGCCTCACCCAGACCATGGAAATCATTCGCACTACTTCGAAACAACCGGGATTTGAGTACTTGGAGGCTCTGTGGAACCACATTGATTTGATCGCCAATGTTCCAGTGCGAAAC TCTGGCACTTTGGCTGGCAATATTTCGATTAAGAAACAAAATCCCGAGTTTCCTTCGGACATCTTCATATCCTTTGAGGCCCTGAATGTCAAGGTGGTAGCTTTGAAAACCGCTGCTGAGGAGAAGGAAATGACCCTCTCGGAATATCTAAGTGCAAATGATAGGAAGCTGGTGCTCAAGGCTTTTGTTCTTCCTGCCTACCCGAAGGATAAATACATTTACGACTCCTATAAG ATCATGCCTCGTGCCCAAAATGCCCATGCCTATGTCAACGCCGCTTTTCTCCTTGAATTGGAAGCCGATAGCAAGGTGAAGTCAGCTCGAATTTGCTTCGGTGGAATCCGTCCTGGTTTCACCCATGCCTCAGTTATTGAGAAACTGCTGGTGGGACAGAATCCCTACGAGTCTAATCTGGTGGAGCAGACATTCACGCGACTGGCGGACCTGATTAAGCCGGATGAAGTGCTGCCGGATGCCAGTCCCGCCTACCGCTCCAAGTTGGCCTGCGGACTGCTCTACAAGTTCCTCCTGAAACACGCACCCGAAGCGAGTGTTGGCGAGAAGTTCCGAAGCGGAGGAAATATCCTGCAGCGGCCACTTTCCTCTGGATTGCAGGTGTTCCAGACCCAGGCGAAGAACTATCCCGTCACGCAAGCGGTGGAAAAGGTCGAGGGCATGATCCAGTGCTCAGGAGAGGCCACCTACATGAACGACGTCTTGACCACTTCCAATGCGCTGCACTGCGCTTTCGTGGGCGCCACCAAAGTGGGGGCCACCATTGATGCAATCGACGCCTCCGAAGCCCTCAAGCAACCTGGAGTGGTCGCCTTTTACAGTGCCAAGGACATTCCCGGCACGAATACTTTCTGTGAGCCCAGCTTTGGCTTCGAGGTGGAGGAGATCTTCTGCTCGGGCTTGGTGCGCCACTCGGAGCAGCCAGCTGGCGTAATCGTTGCCTTAACTGCGGACCAGGCTCAAAGAGCCTCGAAGCTGGTCAGGATCAGCTACAGCAATCCCAGCTCCGACTTCCAGCTGCTGCCGAGCTTAGGAGACGTATTCGCATCGCCAACTCCGGACTCCTCCCGCATAGTGCCAGTATCGAAATCGAAGTCGAAGAAGATCAAGTTCTCGGAACAGCCGGACAAAGATGTGAGGGGCATCTTCGAGATGGGTCTGCAGTATCACTTCACCATGGAGCCGCAGACAACTGTGGCCATTCCCTTTGAGGATGGTCTCAAGATCTTTTCGGCCACCCAGTGGATGGATCACACCCAGTCAGTGATTGCCCACATGCTGCAGGTGAAGGCCAAGGATGTTCAGCTACAG GTTCGTAGATTGGGCGGCGGCTATGGATCAAAGATAACCCGAGGCAATCAGGTGGCCTGCGCAGCTTCACTGGTTGCCTACAAGCTGAACCGTCCCGTTCGCTTCGTCCAATCCCTGGAGTCCATGATGGATGTGAATGGCAAGCGGTGGGCCTGTCGCTCCGACTACCAGTGTCACATCAAGGCCAATGGCAAGATTGTGGGCTTGACGAATGATTTTTACGAGGATGCTGGCTGGAGTCCCAATGAAAGTCCCATTGAGGGTCATTCCACCTTCACGGCCACCAATTGCTATGATTTAACCGGAGATAACTTCAAAAACAACGGAAATGCTGTGCTAACAGACGCCCCCAGTTCCACTTGGTGTCGTGCCCCGGGATCTGTGGAGGGCATTGCCATGATGGAGAACATCATCGAGCACGTCGCCTTCGAGGTCCAGAAAGATCCGGCTGAAGTTCGCCTGGCCAACATTGCGGCGGGTAATAAGATATCCGAGCTGCTTCCCCAGTTCCTGGAGTCCAGGGAATACGCCCAGCGAAAACAAGAAATTGAGTCCCATAATGCGAAGAATCGCTGGACGAAACGAGGTCTTGGACTGGCGGTAATGGACTATcccattttctattttggtCAGTACCCGGCTACGGTGGCCATCTATCATGTGGATGGCACTGTTGTGGTTACCCACGGAGGCATCGAAATGGGACAGG GTATGAACACCAAGGTGGCTCAGGTGGCTGCCTTCACCCTGGGCATCGATTTGAGCTTCATCAAGGTGGAGTCCTCCGACACCATCAATGGAGCCAATTCGATGGTCACCGGAGGAGCAGTTGGCAGTGAAAGCCTCTGCTTTGCAGTTCGCAAGGCCTGTGAGACTTTGAACAGTCGCTTGGAGCCggtgaagaagaaggatgCCAGTTGGATTGAGACAGTCGGAGCTGCCTATGGCAAGTCAATCAACCTGATTGCCTCTGATCACTACAAGGAGGGCGATATGCAGAACTATCATGTCTACGGCCTGGCCCTGACCGAAGTAGAGCTGGATGTCTTGACCGGAAACAATCAGATCAAGCGTGTGGACATCCTGGAGGATGCCGGAGAGAGCCTGAGTCCCTACATAGACATCGGACAGGTTGAGGGTGCCTTTGTCATGTGCCTGGGCTACTGGATGAGTGAGCAGCTGGTGTACGATCGCGAAACAGGTCGCCTGCTCACCAACCGCACCTGGAACTACAAGCCGCCGGGTGCCAAGGACATTCCCATTGATTTTCGCATTGAGCTGATTCAGAAACCCAATCCCACTGGGGCGGGATTCATGAGGTCGAAGGCCACTGGCGAACCACCCTGCTGTCTGGCTGTCAGTGTGGTCTTCGCCCTCCGACAGGCCCTGGACTCAGCCCGCCAGGATGCGGGACTTCCGCGGGAGTGGGTGCGTCTAGGTGCTCCCACCACTCCGGAAACTCTGGTGGTCAATGCGGGACATGAGGCAGCCAGCTTTAGGCTTAAGTAA